Genomic DNA from Hordeum vulgare subsp. vulgare chromosome 2H, MorexV3_pseudomolecules_assembly, whole genome shotgun sequence:
CTATATTAGCCATGCAAGTGAGTGGTAAAGCATAAGAGATGCATCCAAAGAAGCATGCTTCAAGAGAATTACCTCGTGAGCAAGGTTCCCAACATAAACAGTTCTGTACAATGGATTATTTTCAGGAGCATCTTCGTTTGATTTCTGCTTTGCATTTTCTGGACAAGACAAATAGTAGACAGCACAAATCTCAGGATAAGGATAATAATATAGACTTTGTATAACATATGAAGAACTGCAATACTTAAGTTCCTAGCAGTCAAAGCCCAAGAACATCATGTGAACATAAAGCATCGCAACAAAAATAGATATCACAGAAACCAAATAAATACAATCAAGCAGTCTAGAATCACATAGCCATAGAAATATTCTGATCAAACCAGCTAATTACTGCTAAATTTAGAAAAGTGCAGCTTTAAGCGGGTATGCTTTACTAATCaaacttcagcatcaacacgaacAAATAAAACCTTTATGAAAAGTATTGTTAATGAAAAGATTATTTGGCAATGATAATAGCACATATCGAAGAACTAATATTCTACATAACCCATCTTTTGAAACCAACATCTTAGCAAATTTAAGGAAGTAATAATCCAAATGGTATAAAATACAACAGGTCCATAGTATACCTGTGAAATTGTTATTTACATCAACTATACTTTTCGAATCTGATGCTAGCTGGTCCTCGCCACTGTTGGCGCCTTTTGTTGCCCAGTTGCAACGAATCTGCCGATTTCCAAGCCACTGACCTAGAAAGGttatttttgtaaaaaaattCATCACCAGCATTTTAAAACTAAGAAGCTAGCACACAAAATGTCATTTACATAATTGTTTCAATCGTGGAAAATATCAAATGCATAGGCCTACAGGCAGAACAAATCGAAACCCTCACTGTGCTAGAAGTATAATTGTGTTCAAGTTAGAGATAAGGAGATAGAGATGGAATTAGTTTAAACATGTAATGTGTTGTCTTGTCTTGTACTTAAAGTCTCTCTCCCTCACATGTACGCGCATGGCACCGTCCGGCCATGTACGCGCGTGTGCACTGATCTTGCCGGTTCCAGCATCGACACAGGCCTGCTTCGATCTGAACGAGCAGCACGCGCATGACGGGGCGACATCAACCAAACACACCGGACTGGCCACCCGCGGGCGCTTCATGGCCCCCGGCCGCTCTAGTATATCTCCAGCCGGGCTCTCTGTATGCCTCCAGCTGCGGGTGCAAGCAGCGGCTCTGCCTCCGTGCTATTCCAGGCGTGCGTACACAGAGAAATACCCGATCCGATCTATGTACACACGCTGGTCCATTCAACATCATTCTCTTCGCTGCAACTCCAGCGTCACATGACGCGGTCCAGTGAACGCATGCAAGCTGTACACAGGGCTACGCTGCATGCACAGGACCGCATGTATGGATTCTTTTCTACATCAACACATGATCTTCACCGAACCAAGCATCGTCCATCTACACCGACCCGCGTGGAGTCAGCGATCGACTCCTTCATCAAGCCGAACATCAAGATCAGGTTGTACAATTACACCAGACTACTAGCCAATATATCTCGAGAAGCGATTTCGATATGCATCATCCACATGCCATGCCGGTGTGGAAAAAGATGCAATTCTTCATCGACTTCTTCGGCACGACACGGCATCGACACTTCATCGCCATGGGGACGCCTTCAAGCGACACATCATTGTCGACACGCCGCTGCAACACCATCGCCGACACTTCATCGCCAAGGTCATCTTCAATgtggtcttcatcaacatcatcgtcaaCAAACCACCGCCGCCTCTACAACCTCGTCCATAAGGATGGACACGCGTCCTCCAACAGTACTACTGCAAGACGCGCACGACACCAACGACGACATTGACTGCGTCCGGCTGCTAAGACTGCATCGACACACCAGCATGACATTTCTGAAAGCCACTGCAAACGCGCACACGGTCCTAGCAAAACCGTTGTGTGCACAGTGGGCTTTCTCCAGTCTTGGCAAAACTGGTGGTCTCACCTACAACCGTGTCCTCTGACATTCACAAGGCGCCCCCGACGGTACCTCTCCAGGTGCAAAGCGTTAGCTATACAATTGCAGCTCCGTCATACACATAGCACATTTTTTTTGCACCTCTGCCTTTGTGCGGCTTCATCATCCACGATGACTACACCATCGGCCACGGCTACATCACCATGACCGGCTACCTCGACATCGACATACATCGGCAAGAACTCCAGTCAACAACGCCCGCGTCGTCAATTGCGTCCACGCCACTCCCGCTGTGACTGGAGGGAACAGAGAAGAGACATGAAGGACACTAGAAGGGGACGCAATCACTGTCCTAGGTGCCGACCCATCAAAGACGCAGTTGATGATGGCACAGCGGAGAAGACGACGGAAGCACAAGGCTTCAAAATTCAATCGCAATCGTCCGCTTCATTCCCACTACGACCAAGGGGAAATGTTAGAAGTATAACTGTGTTCAAGTTAGAGATAAGGAGATAGAGATAGAATTAGTTTAAACATGCAATGTCTTGTACTCCAAGTCTCTCTCCCTcacatgtactcctatatataccccataCGAGGGTCACATTAATACATCATAATATTCAGCCATCTTATAGTTTCCACACACCCCACATAAAAAAGGTTCGAACAAGAAAAGTTTTGAGGGTATACCATTTAAGTCATTTATGGCACTCTGTGCATCCTGCAGATCAAATAAATCAATTTCAGCAAATACCAGGAACGGATAAAGCACAGATTCAGATGGTTGGGACTGAGAATCAGCACACCTGTTGATTCCTGAAGGAAACAAAGCCGTAACCTCTTGATCTTCCGGTCTTTTGGTCCCACATTACTCGAGCATCACTAGATAACACAAATCACACCATTTTAAAATGATTCAACACTAGGCAACACAAGGACCACTGCCAATCGACGAATATTAGGTATAACAGCACCATCGATGTTCAGGAAAGCACAAATTCTCAAAAGGACAACTAAGCCCAATAGAAAAAGAAAGTAATGAATATAAGGAAGCACGAAATGCTTACGAGCAGTTGGGGGAATATGCTGAGAAGAATGCAAATAATGCAGAATCCGTGACCTCAGGGCTAAGATCACCAACAAAAATATGGAAATGGTCTGTAAAATGAATAAGGATTAACATAATTGCCCGAAAGCTACCACAAAAGATGCTAGAATACTGATTCACAAGAAACAGTAGTACTGACCTGTTGTATCCTCCCTCTGGCCACTAGCATATGCCCAATTAACTCTGATAGGCTGCCCAAAACTGAAATAATGTTCTTTATTAAGATATAGTATTGGAAACAAGTGACAAAACCAGCTTTCAGAAGAATAGAAATAGTAGCTGCTCCTAGCTATTCCTTTTTCTTACATTTGCTTCCCGTTAAGTGTCAAAATTGCTAGGGCAGCTGATCCGCGTTCGTAGTAGTCAACAAAACCATATGAGGACTGAAGAAAAGATACAGTCAAAGGTCAATTTTGCTATCCTGTAAACTTGAATCATATATTCGTATCCACCTTCTaaaagcaaaaataattgcaCCCCAAAAAAAGGAAACTACCTTCTCTTTTCTTATAAGCTTGCATCCGTCAACTGAACCAGCACTCTGAAAAACCTCCCGGAGAAGTGCCTCGGTCACTTGAACATGAATATTGCCGACATATCTAAAATTTATAGAAACTTGGCAAATCAGAAAACATTGTGAAAATTGCTTGTAATTAAGTATTTGCCAGACAAAAATAGACGATATCCATGCAAGAGCATCAAAGTGAAACtaggtactccctccgatccaatgTAAGTGTCGCAGTTTTGAACTTAACTTAATTAAACATTAGTTCAAGACTGCAACACTTAcatt
This window encodes:
- the LOC123425320 gene encoding oligouridylate-binding protein 1-like — encoded protein: MLPQQNQAQAAAMMQQAAALQSMYAMPPPPHHHLLGAAPPQQIEPILTGNLPPGFDTSTCRSVYVGNIHVQVTEALLREVFQSAGSVDGCKLIRKEKSSYGFVDYYERGSAALAILTLNGKQIFGQPIRVNWAYASGQREDTTDHFHIFVGDLSPEVTDSALFAFFSAYSPNCSDARVMWDQKTGRSRGYGFVSFRNQQDAQSAINDLNGQWLGNRQIRCNWATKGANSGEDQLASDSKSIVDVNNNFTENAKQKSNEDAPENNPLYRTVYVGNLAHEVTQDVLHRFFHALGAGAIEEVRVQHGKGFGFVKYSNHAETALAIQTGNGRILGGKPVKCSWGNKPTPPGTTSAPLPPPAAPSHPAAANLVAYQRAIAMSKMASTQALMQAQHLRQAAMGMGVGASQAMYDGTFQNVGASQQQQQQQQLMYY